Genomic window (Candidatus Omnitrophota bacterium):
CCGTCCACAAAAGGTACCGTCACGGAAGGCCCCATCAATGTAGCCCGGACATGTGAATGACCGTTATCATCATGCCATGTTTTGGCGTGCTCATATGGTTTGTCGGAGGGCGCGAGCTTCTCCAGGGCTTCCTTCAGGTCCTTGACGAGGTTGGGTTCATATTCTATCGTGGTAAGGCTCGCGGTCGACCCTGGGTTGAACACGGTAAGTATGCCGTTACGTGCCTCACATGCCGAAAGCGCGTCCCGGCATCTTCCAGTTATATCAATAACGTCCGTATTGCCTCTGCTATTTATGTTTATGTATGAGGTAACGACCATATCCGGGTCAGTTCGCCGATCGTGTCCTGGCGGCTTCTTCTATGTATTCGATAAGTCTCTGTCTTTCCTTTGGCAGAAGAACATTGAAGAATATTGCCACATCGTAATGCTGAACTTTTCCATCCTTCATGACCGGATGTTCCCTGACCACTACTCCCTCTATTTCCATGTTCACGGGCCCCTCGCTCTTGTTCTTGGCCGGGAAAGAAAGGTTTATCTGGAGCCTTGTCATGAGCGGTATTTTCTGATTGATCTTACAATAGATACCCGACGCACTT
Coding sequences:
- a CDS encoding PilZ domain-containing protein — its product is MTHGKERRKYPRIRNSNIGISISGGGLEVLTQSLDVSASGIYCKINQKIPLMTRLQINLSFPAKNKSEGPVNMEIEGVVVREHPVMKDGKVQHYDVAIFFNVLLPKERQRLIEYIEEAARTRSAN
- a CDS encoding secondary thiamine-phosphate synthase enzyme YjbQ, producing MVVTSYININSRGNTDVIDITGRCRDALSACEARNGILTVFNPGSTASLTTIEYEPNLVKDLKEALEKLAPSDKPYEHAKTWHDDNGHSHVRATLMGPSVTVPFVDGALVLGTWQQIVLCDFDTRPRERRLVVQITGE